From Ictidomys tridecemlineatus isolate mIctTri1 chromosome 2, mIctTri1.hap1, whole genome shotgun sequence, the proteins below share one genomic window:
- the Borcs8 gene encoding BLOC-1-related complex subunit 8 isoform X1 — translation MEEPEMQLKGKKGGAGPRTGWRVTDKFTESVYVLANEPSVALYRLQEHVRRSLPELAQHKADMQRWEEQSQGAIYTVEYACSAVKNLVDSSVYFRSVEGLLKQAISIRDHMNATAQGHSPEELPPPSSA, via the exons ATGGAGGAACCAGAGATGCAGCTCAAGGGGAAGAAAGGTGGGGCAGGGCCCCGGACCGGATGGAGGG TCACGGACAAGTTCACTGAGAGCGTCTATGTCCTGGCCAACGAGCCATCTGTGGCCCTGTACCGGCTGCAGGAGCATGTGCGCCGCTCTTTGCCTGAGCTGGCCCAGCACAAG GCGGACATGCAGCGGTGGgaagagcagagccagggagccATTTACACTGTAGAGTACGCCTGCAG TGCCGTCAAGAACCTGGTTGACAGCAGTGTCTACTTCCGTAGCGTCGAAGGTCTGCTCAAACAGGCCATCAGCATCCGAGACCACATGAATGCCACTGCCCAGGGCCACAG CCCCGAGGAACTGCCCCCGCCCTCCTCAGCCTGA
- the Borcs8 gene encoding BLOC-1-related complex subunit 8 isoform X2 → MEEPEMQLKGKKVTDKFTESVYVLANEPSVALYRLQEHVRRSLPELAQHKADMQRWEEQSQGAIYTVEYACSAVKNLVDSSVYFRSVEGLLKQAISIRDHMNATAQGHSPEELPPPSSA, encoded by the exons ATGGAGGAACCAGAGATGCAGCTCAAGGGGAAGAAAG TCACGGACAAGTTCACTGAGAGCGTCTATGTCCTGGCCAACGAGCCATCTGTGGCCCTGTACCGGCTGCAGGAGCATGTGCGCCGCTCTTTGCCTGAGCTGGCCCAGCACAAG GCGGACATGCAGCGGTGGgaagagcagagccagggagccATTTACACTGTAGAGTACGCCTGCAG TGCCGTCAAGAACCTGGTTGACAGCAGTGTCTACTTCCGTAGCGTCGAAGGTCTGCTCAAACAGGCCATCAGCATCCGAGACCACATGAATGCCACTGCCCAGGGCCACAG CCCCGAGGAACTGCCCCCGCCCTCCTCAGCCTGA